A window of Vigna unguiculata cultivar IT97K-499-35 chromosome 4, ASM411807v1, whole genome shotgun sequence contains these coding sequences:
- the LOC114182163 gene encoding altered inheritance of mitochondria protein 32: protein MPLAYILLGTRICYAPIFSRCNRRFSLMASSDAVVDDAKHGFSRPEMYKENLAGTVDAYDRHVFLCYKNHSVWPPRIEASEADPLPNRVASVWKARKNDVAVKTKITVCEAREEAGFADGDVLIFPDMIKYKGLEESNVDGFFDDVIVSGKEWSSGGEQSVLSGSHIFVCAHASRDVRCGVCGPVLMDKLNEEIELRGLKDQISVVACSHVGGHKYAGNVIIFCPGPDGKITGHWYGYVTPDDVAALLDRQIAKGEVIQKLWRGQMGAGVAEVKVAADEQKVGNGDDNGKGSVSKKENVGGCCQGSNGVSCCRSASVEQKKETGAYKRQGSTLSCNWPSLEKRDILTVSGILGALAAVAIAYKFYRRST from the exons ATGCCGTTAGCTTATATATTACTCGGAACCAGAATCTGTTACGCTCCCATTTTCTCTCGCTGTAACCGACGCTTCTCTCTTATGGCTTCTTCCGATGCCGTCGTCGACGATGCCAAGCACGGCTTCTCTCGCCCGGAGATGTACAAGGAGAACCTTGCCGGCACCGTCGACGCGTACGACCGCCATGTGTTCCTCTGCTACAAGAACCACAGTGTCTGGCCGCCTCGCATCGAGGCCTCCGAGGCCGATCCTCTTCCCAATCGCGTCGCCAGTGTCTGGAAAGCTCGCAAAAACGACGTCGCCGTCAAG ACGAAAATCACGGTGTGCGAGGCGCGTGAGGAGGCCGGTTTCGCCGATGGTGACGTGTTGATTTTTCCGGACATGATTAAATACAA GGGTTTGGAGGAATCAAATGTGGATGGGTTTTTCGATGATGTGATAGTGAGTGGTAAAGAGTGGAGCAGTGGTGGAGAGCAGAGTGTGTTGAGCGGTTCGCATATTTTTGTGTGTGCTCATGCAAGTCGTGATGTTCGGTGCGGTGTTTGTGGGCCAGTTCTGATGGATAAGCTCAACGAGGAAATTGAGCTGAGGGGATTGAAGGATCAGATATCTGTTGTGGCTTGTTCTCATGTTGGGGGTCATAAGTATGCTGGGAATGTCATCATATTCTGCCCAGGACCAGATGGAAAGATCACGGGTCATTG GTACGGCTATGTTACTCCGGATGACGTGGCTGCCTTGTTGGACCGACAAATTGCCAAAGGAGAGGTCATCCAAAAACTTTGGAG GGGCCAAATGGGAGCAGGTGTTGCCGAAGTGAAGGTAGCAGCAGATGAGCAGAAAGTTGGTAATGGAGATGATAATGGAAAGGGCAGTGTGAGCAAGAAGGAAAATGTGGGAGGATGCTGTCAAGGTTCTAATGGTGTTTCTTGCTGCCGAAGTGCAAGTGTTGAGCAAAAGAAAGAGACAGGGGCATATAAGAGGCAGGGGAGCACTCTAAGTTGTAATTGGCCTTCACTAGAGAAGCGTGATATTCTTACAGTCAGTGGTATTCTTGGAGCTTTGGCAGCTGTTGCTATAGCTTACAAATTTTACAGAAGGTCAACCTGA
- the LOC114182164 gene encoding uncharacterized protein LOC114182164 — protein MEKEILESLWNGDGESQVQAALELCRLSRKQRHKLEESRVMVPLISMLHSENYEAVEAALCALLSLSFGSERNKIRIIKYGALAVLVSLLHCDSQRATHLTLAAMLTLSSCKANKVAIASSGAVQLLVGFVNNSNCSIQSQLDAIATLQNLTTCKEIVPLIVSSGVMMSLLELIHTSVKSSPLVEKAIGLLENIVSSSESALCEAGSTIGAIRILVETVEDGSSVSKEHAVCVLLLVCQSCREKYRELILTEGVMPGLLQLSVDGTWRAKSMARELLLLLRDCSNYSSRCKQIDHELVERIMDEIEAEGEELADTTLRLVEEMIAKLHA, from the exons ATGGAAAAAGAGATTTTGGAAAGTCTTTGGAATGGTGATGGAGAATCTCAAGTTCAAGCAGCTTTGGAACTCTGCAGATTAAGCAGAAAGCAGAGGCACAAGTTGGAAGAAAGTAGAGTCATGGTTCCTCTTATTTCCATGCTTCATTCTGAAAACTATGAAGCAGTAGAAGCTGCTCTCTGTGCTTTGCTCAGTCTTTCCTTTGGCTCTGAGAG AAACAAGATTCGGATCATCAAATATGGAGCTTTGGCAGTTCTGGTGAGTCTCCTCCACTGTGATAGCCAGAGAGCAACACACTTGACTTTGGCAGCAATGCTAACTCTCTCTTCTTGCAAAGCAAACAAGGTAGCAATTGCTTCTTCTGGGGCTGTTCAGCTCTTGGTTGGGTTTGTAAACAATAGCAATTGCAGCATTCAGTCTCAGCTTGATGCTATTGCTACTCTGCAGAATCTTACAACCTGCAAAGAGATTGTTCCATTGATTGTGTCTTCTGGGGTTATGATGTCCTTGCTTGAACTGATCCACACCTCAGTAAAATCATCTCCATTGGTTGAGAAAGCAATTGGGTTGCTAGAAAACATTGTGTCTTCATCAGAGAGTGCATTGTGTGAGGCTGGTAGTACTATTGGAGCAATCAGGATACTGGTTGAGACTGTTGAAGATGGATCTTCAGTGAGCAAAGAGCATGCAGTGTGTGTACTTCTCCTTGTGTGCCAGAGCTGCAGAGAGAAGTATAGAGAGTTGATTTTGACAGAGGGAGTGATGCCAGGGTTGCTTCAGTTGAGTgtggatggaacatggagagcCAAATCCATGGCTCGAGAACTTTTGTTGCTTCTGAGGGACTGCTCCAATTATAGCTCAAGATGTAAACAGATTGATCATGAGCTTGTAGAGAGGATAATGGATGAAATTGAAGCAGAAGGAGAGGAATTGGCAGATACTACTTTGAGATTGGTGGAGGAGATGATTGCAAAGCTTCACGCTTAA
- the LOC114180946 gene encoding alkane hydroxylase MAH1-like has product MVLYAAIIVPVLCSLYMFHRRRCCKHPLLRDYPILGMLPTVLFNLWRLHDFFTEGLIKHGGSGDLKGPWFTNMNYFVTCDSRNVQHMLCKNFDNYVKGHDFREIFEPFGDGFIAADYETWKYIRTLLHSLMNQPRFKAFIDQTVQKKILTSLLPMFDHAQQLGRMVNLQDVFLRFTFDNICLTTVGHDPKCLSIDFPVVAVEKAFRMSDKSIFYRHTVPNSVWKLQKWLQIGQEKKMTEASKTIDEFIYSFITSKRKELRKCTKEEMKEVPLDLLSLWMTEEGGCEHNDKFIRDFAFNFIVAGRGSMASTLTWFFWLVIKHPLVEAKILEEIKDHFKTNEKKNDEYGHGFDDLKQSVSGEVLGMEEVKKLVYLHGALCEALRLFPPIPIERKQAVKVDILPSGHRVNGNTMIMFSLYAMGRCEETWGKDCLEFKPERWISEKGEIVKVASYKFIAFNAGPRSCLGKDLALLQMKMVAASMLWSYRFQMAEGHVASPSHSFGLSMKNGLKVRIMKRDL; this is encoded by the coding sequence ATGGTTCTATATGCAGCCATAATAGTACCAGTGTTGTGCTCCCTATACATGTTCCACCGCAGAAGATGTTGCAAACACCCCCTCTTGAGGGATTACCCCATTCTTGGCATGTTACCAACCGTGCTCTTCAACTTGTGGCGCCTTCATGATTTTTTCACTGAAGGGCTCATAAAACATGGAGGCTCTGGTGACTTGAAAGGACCATGGTTCACCAACATGAACTATTTTGTCACTTGTGACTCCCGCAACGTGCAACACATGTTGTGCAAGAACTTCGACAACTATGTCAAGGGACATGACTTTCGTGAGATTTTCGAACCATTCGGAGATGGGTTTATCGCTGCCGATTATGAGACATGGAAGTACATCAGAACCCTTCTCCATTCTCTGATGAATCAACCAAGATTCAAAGCATTTATTGATCAAACCGTTCAGAAGAAGATACTCACAAGCCTGCTTCCAATGTTTGATCATGCACAACAACTAGGGAGGATGGTGAATCTTCAAGATGTTTTCTTGCGATTCACCTTCGATAACATATGCTTAACAACTGTAGGACACGATCCTAAGTGTCTTTCTATTGACTTCCCCGTAGTTGCAGTTGAGAAGGCTTTTAGAATGTCTGACAAGTCGATATTCTATAGACACACGGTGCCAAACTCTGTATGGAAGCTCCAAAAGTGGCTCCAAATTggtcaagagaagaagatgacaGAAGCATCCAAAACAATTGATGAGTTCATATATTCATTCATAACGTCCAAGCGAAAAGAGTTAAGGAAGTGCACAAAGGAAGAAATGAAGGAAGTTCCATTGGACTTGCTAAGTCTTTGGATGACAGAAGAGGGAGGATGTGAGCATAATGATAAGTTCATAAGGGATTTTGCATTTAACTTTATTGTAGCGGGGAGGGGATCCATGGCTTCGACTCTTACCTGGTTCTTTTGGCTTGTTATCAAACACCCTTTAGTGGAAGCTAAGATTCTTGAAGAGATCAAAGATCATTTTAAGactaatgaaaagaaaaatgatgaatATGGTCATGGTTTTGATGATCTGAAGCAATCTGTATCTGGGGAAGTTTTAGGTATGGAGGAGGTGAAGAAGCTGGTTTATCTGCATGGTGCTCTGTGTGAAGCTCTGAGACTTTTCCCTCCGATTCCTATTGAACGGAAGCAAGCAGTTAAAGTTGATATTCTTCCAAGTGGGCATAGAGTAAATGGCAATACAATGATAATGTTTTCTTTGTATGCAATGGGGAGGTGTGAAGAGACATGGGGAAAAGATTGTTTGGAGTTCAAGCCAGAGAGGTGGATAtctgagaaaggagagattgtTAAAGTAGCATCATACAAATTCATTGCTTTTAATGCAGGACCAAGAAGTTGCTTGGGAAAGGACTTGGctttgcttcaaatgaagatGGTGGCAGCTTCTATGTTGTGGAGTTATCGTTTCCAAATGGCTGAAGGTCATGTTGCAAGTCCAAGCCATTCATTTGGGCTTTCCATGAAGAATGGGTTGAAGGTTAGGATAATGAAAAGAGACCTTTGA
- the LOC114180947 gene encoding alkane hydroxylase MAH1-like produces the protein MAMFLLYAPILASFLCSLYLFHRRKHCTHPLLKDYFILGMLPPVIFNLWRIHDFITEVLKLRGGTGEFKGPWFTKMNYLITCDSLNVQHMLCKRFDNYIKGPEFREIFEPFGDGVVTADSDTWKYFRTVLHSLIKQRRFEVFVDQTVQKKVYTTLIPILDHAQQEKRVVDLQDIFNRFTFDNICSTIVGHDPKCLSFDFPEVAIEKAFNESEESIFYRHVVPGSVWKFQKWLQIGQEKKMTEACRTFDEFIYSCIASKREELSKCTEEETNEAPFDLLTALITEERGRVHDDKFLRDAAFNFFVAGRETMTSALTWFFWLVSKHPLVEAKILEEIRDHFKRNEKKNYDTVHYVVRQNHDQENYLKQYLSGEVLGMEEVKKLVYLHGALCEALRLFPPVPIERKQAVKADVLPSGHGVNADTMIMFSLYAMGRSEEIWGKDCLEFKPERWISERGEIAYAPAYKFIAFNAGPRICLGKDLAFVQMKMVAAAILNKYCFKVVEGHVATPTHSIVLLMKNGLEARITKRE, from the coding sequence ATGGCCATGTTTCTTCTCTACGCACCCATATTAGCATCATTCCTCTGCTCCCTATACCTGTTCCATCGCAGAAAACATTGCACACACCCCCTTTTGAAAGATTACTTCATCCTCGGCATGCTTCCACCGGTGATCTTCAACCTGTGGAGGATCCATGATTTCATCACCGAGGTTCTGAAGCTTCGTGGCGGCACTGGGGAGTTCAAAGGGCCATGGTTCACCAAAATGAACTATTTGATCACTTGCGACTCGCTCAACGTGCAGCACATGCTGTGCAAGCGATTCGACAACTACATCAAGGGACCCGAGTTTCGTGAGATTTTCGAACCCTTCGGAGATGGCGTTGTCACTGCGGATTCAGATACATGGAAGTACTTCAGAACCGTTCTCCATTCCTTGATCAAACAGAGAAGGTTCGAGGTGTTTGTTGATCAAACCGTTCAGAAGAAGGTGTACACAACCCTGATCCCGATACTGGATCATGCACAACAAGAAAAAAGAGTGGTGGATCTTCAAGACATCTTCAACCGGTTCACATTCGACAACATATGCTCCACAATCGTAGGACACGATCCTAAGTGTCTTTCGTTCGACTTTCCCGAGGTTGCAATCGAAAAGGCTTTCAACGAGTCTGAAGAATCGATATTCTACAGACACGTGGTGCCGGGGAGTGTTTGGAAGTTCCAAAAATGGCTCCAGATTGGTCAGGAGAAGAAGATGACAGAAGCATGCAGAACGTTTGATGAGTTCATATATTCATGCATAGCGTCCAAGCGAGAAGAGTTAAGCAAGTGCACAGAAGAAGAAACGAATGAAGCTCCATTTGATCTTCTAACAGCTTTGATCACAGAAGAGAGAGGACGTGTTCATGATGACAAGTTTCTGAGAGATGCTGCGTTTAACTTCTTTGTGGCGGGGAGAGAAACCATGACTTCAGCTCTTACATGGTTCTTTTGGCTTGTTTCCAAACACCCTTTGGTGGAAGCCAAGATTCTTGAAGAGATCAGAGATCATTTtaagagaaatgaaaagaaaaactatgaCACGGTCCATTATGTTGTTCGTCAAAACCATGACCAAGAAAATTATCTGAAGCAATATCTATCGGGGGAAGTTTTAGGCATGGAGGAAGTGAAAAAGCTGGTTTATCTGCATGGTGCGTTGTGTGAAGCTCTGAGACTTTTCCCTCCGGTTCCTATTGAACGGAAGCAAGCAGTGAAAGCTGATGTTCTTCCAAGTGGGCATGGAGTGAATGCGGATACAATGATAATGTTTTCTCTGTATGCAATGGGAAGGAGTGAAGAGATATGGGGAAAAGATTGTTTGGAGTTCAAACCTGAGAGGTGGATATCTGAGAGAGGAGAAATTGCTTATGCACCAGCTTACAAATTCATTGCTTTCAATGCAGGACCAAGAATCTGTTTGGGAAAAGACCTGGCCTTTGTTCAGATGAAAATGGTAGCTGCTGCTATTTTGAACAAGTACTGTTTCAAAGTGGTGGAGGGTCATGTTGCAACTCCAACACATTCGATTGTTCTTCTCATGAAGAACGGTTTGGAGGCTAGGATAACGAAAAGAGAATAG